A genomic region of Phenylobacterium parvum contains the following coding sequences:
- a CDS encoding POTRA domain-containing protein yields the protein MRRALCSLMSVAALAAPGFARAQDPLGGRVVPETFRPRTDVAPPAIDLGNFSGQPTPASAETVLVRPGAVRFEGDPLPDTGAGERLKRDLVRTADQAPVSVAEIFGRVTQLEQELSAGGYVLTRVLTPPQKIEPGGALVLRVVNGSIDSIDVGALPERIRRPVERRLKPLVGRAPLTLAEIERALLLAGELGGLSLRSTVATGDTPGGVKLVLDGVFHGVTGAAGIDRLASERVGDWGVNGSVAVNSALGFGEQVYLAYQGDLKTVLEADARMRIVALGGVVPLGASGLTLGPEVVWARIRPLPLPSVPDSRNELLRATVRISAPVVRTRETRMVAQASLETLAQRVSAIDFGADLSADSYLALRAGIDVQHVWTGSLLLLGSASLSRGLGDIASPFEVDADTPSTHRGAAATFTRANVLLGARVQGDLLHGSVAVRGQTAFGEPLFNSEQLSLDGPDGMSSLSPGAFAVDQGFTARGEFGTRRTLPWGLPGVAEPYVFGALGGGEVNEADAAPNRELRGAELGLGVRTRLGRIGPFNTPVSLNLEVGRNWINSLENSRDTRVGFLLGWSF from the coding sequence ATGAGACGTGCGCTGTGCTCCCTGATGTCCGTCGCGGCGCTGGCCGCGCCTGGATTTGCGCGGGCGCAGGACCCGTTGGGCGGGCGGGTCGTTCCCGAGACCTTCCGCCCCCGGACCGATGTCGCCCCTCCCGCCATTGACCTCGGCAATTTCTCCGGCCAGCCCACCCCGGCCAGCGCGGAGACCGTCCTCGTCCGGCCTGGCGCCGTGCGCTTCGAGGGCGATCCCCTGCCCGACACAGGGGCTGGAGAGCGTCTGAAGCGCGACCTGGTCCGCACCGCCGACCAGGCCCCTGTCTCGGTGGCCGAGATCTTCGGGCGCGTGACGCAGCTCGAGCAGGAGCTCTCGGCCGGAGGCTATGTCCTGACCCGGGTCCTGACCCCGCCCCAGAAAATTGAGCCGGGCGGCGCCCTCGTGCTCCGGGTCGTCAACGGATCCATCGATTCCATTGACGTCGGCGCCCTGCCCGAGCGGATCCGGCGACCCGTCGAGCGCCGCCTGAAGCCCCTGGTGGGGCGGGCGCCCCTCACCCTGGCCGAGATCGAGCGGGCCCTTCTGCTCGCCGGCGAGCTCGGCGGGCTGTCCCTGCGCAGCACGGTCGCCACCGGCGACACGCCGGGCGGGGTGAAACTGGTGCTGGACGGGGTCTTCCACGGCGTGACCGGCGCCGCCGGCATTGACCGCCTGGCCAGCGAGCGCGTCGGCGACTGGGGCGTGAATGGCTCCGTCGCGGTGAACAGCGCCCTTGGTTTTGGGGAACAGGTCTACCTGGCCTACCAGGGGGACCTGAAGACCGTCCTGGAGGCCGATGCGCGCATGCGGATCGTGGCCCTGGGCGGCGTGGTCCCGCTGGGAGCGTCCGGCCTCACCCTGGGCCCCGAGGTCGTCTGGGCGCGGATCAGGCCCCTGCCTCTCCCATCCGTGCCCGACAGCCGGAACGAGTTGCTGCGCGCCACCGTCCGGATCAGCGCCCCGGTGGTCCGGACGCGCGAGACCCGGATGGTCGCCCAGGCCTCGCTGGAAACCCTCGCCCAGCGGGTCAGCGCCATCGACTTCGGCGCCGACCTGTCCGCCGACTCCTACCTTGCCCTGCGCGCAGGGATCGACGTCCAGCATGTCTGGACCGGGTCCCTGCTGCTGCTGGGCTCGGCCAGCCTGTCCAGGGGCCTGGGGGACATCGCCTCGCCCTTCGAGGTGGACGCGGACACGCCCTCGACCCACCGGGGCGCCGCCGCAACCTTTACCCGCGCCAACGTCCTGTTGGGCGCGCGGGTCCAGGGGGACCTCCTCCACGGCTCCGTCGCCGTGCGGGGGCAGACCGCCTTTGGCGAGCCCCTGTTCAATTCCGAGCAGCTCAGCCTCGACGGGCCGGACGGGATGTCCAGCCTGTCGCCAGGGGCCTTCGCCGTGGACCAGGGCTTCACCGCCAGGGGCGAGTTCGGGACGCGGCGAACCCTCCCCTGGGGCCTTCCGGGCGTGGCCGAACCCTACGTCTTCGGCGCCCTCGGCGGCGGCGAGGTGAACGAGGCGGACGCCGCCCCGAACCGCGAGCTCCGAGGGGCGGAGCTTGGCTTGGGCGTACGGACCCGGCTGGGCCGGATCGGGCCCTTCAACACCCCTGTGTCCCTGAACCTCGAGGTCGGGCGCAACTGGATCAACAGCCTGGAGAACAGCCGGGACACCCGGGTCGGATTCCTGCTGGGCTGGAGCTTCTGA